In Pan paniscus chromosome 13, NHGRI_mPanPan1-v2.0_pri, whole genome shotgun sequence, one DNA window encodes the following:
- the LOC100969953 gene encoding LOW QUALITY PROTEIN: uncharacterized protein LOC100969953 (The sequence of the model RefSeq protein was modified relative to this genomic sequence to represent the inferred CDS: inserted 2 bases in 1 codon), whose amino-acid sequence MAPARRAWGWGRRGAERAPLAKPAAWGLGSCAGRGLGVRTASVRTVGAPWRRPCPRTCRQDPWRCHPSASVRVGDHFSPWLAGEPRPRRPSRTFLLTALKQRHSEPLRERPVPAMPACLALPGLLGAGWGACRPALYGPSLCAPPSLRGSAEDGGRSGSCTRLPRAQPPLRWQPAGSSEQEAQGGWSVGPGLGERHHGPRPRAIWTPSASAFEVVRGLFVRQAALALGLEVXFTALMPLNLFPGDPGSIRPGPEPGCQASRVIKGGLGPFIEVEPETGECSASAAPPAGQAGREVGPAGHDHRVGKPEDGKERALRAPVRGPWLRPF is encoded by the exons ATGGCGCCCGCCCGGCGCGCGTGGGGCTGGGGGCGCCGGGGCGCCGAGCGCGCGCCGCTGGCCAAGCCCGCG GCCTGGGGTCTGGGGAGCTGCGCGGGCAGGGGTCTCGGTGTCCGGACCGCCAGTGTAAGGACAGTCGGGGCCCCCTGGAGACGCCCGTGCCCAAGGACATGCCGCCAAGATCCGTGGAGATGCCACCCTTCGGCCAGCGTGCGTGTCGGGGACCATTTCTCACCCTGGCTTGCTGGGGAGCCCCGGCCCCGACGCCCTTCCCGAACCTTCCTTCTAACAGCTTTAAAACAACGCCACAGCGAGCCTCTGCGGGAGCGCCCGGTACCCGCCATGCCCGCCTGCCTGGCCCTACCCGGGTTGCTGGGCGCGGGTTGGGGCGCCTGCCGGCCCGCCTTGTACGGCCCCAGCCTCTGCGCTCCGCCTTCGCTTCGCGGGTCAGCAGAGGACGGAGGGCGCTCCGGGAGCTGCACGAGGCTGCCCCGGGCCCAGCCTCCGCTGCGCTGGCAGCCCGCGGGCAGCTCCGAGCAGGAGGCTCAGGGTGGCTGGAGTGTGGGGCCCGGCCTCGGTGAGCGACACCACGGACCCCGGCCCCGGGCCATCTGGACGCCGAGCGCGAGCGCGTTTGAAGTGGTTCGGGGGCTCTTTGTTCGCCAGGCCGCTCTGGCTCTGGGCCTGGAGGT GTTTACGGCTTTGATGCCTTTGAACCTATTCCCAGGTGACCCGGGCTCAATTAGGCCCGGGCCTGAGCCGGGCTGTCAGGCAAGCCGCGTGATCAAGGGCGGGCTGGGCCCTTTTATTGAAGTTGAACCCGAGACCGGGGAGTGCTCGGCCTCCGCTGCTCCTCCGGCCGGCCAGGCGGGCCGCGAGGTGGGGCCCGCGGGCCACGACCACCGCGTTGGGAAACCCGAGGACGGCAAAGAGCGGGCCCTTCGCGCCCCTGTCCGAGGGCCCTGGCTCCGGCCGTTCTAG
- the TWIST2 gene encoding twist-related protein 2 — translation MEEGSSSPVSPVDSLGTSEEELERQPKRFGRKRRYSKKSSEDGSPTPGKRGKKGSPSAQSFEELQSQRILANVRERQRTQSLNEAFAALRKIIPTLPSDKLSKIQTLKLAARYIDFLYQVLQSDEMDNKMTSCSYVAHERLSYAFSVWRMEGAWSMSASH, via the coding sequence ATGGAGGAGGGCTCCAGCTCGCCCGTGTCCCCCGTGGACAGCCTGGGCACCAGCGAGGAGGAGCTCGAGAGGCAGCCCAAGCGCTTCGGCCGGAAGCGGCGCTACAGCAAGAAGTCGAGCGAAGATGGCAGCCCGACCCCGGGCAAGCGCGGCAAGAAGGGCAGCCCCAGCGCGCAGTCCTTCGAGGAGCTGCAGAGCCAGCGCATCCTGGCCAACGTGCGCGAGCGCCAGCGCACCCAGTCGCTCAACGAGGCCTTCGCGGCGCTGCGCAAGATCATCCCCACGCTGCCCTCTGACAAGCTGAGCAAGATCCAGACGCTCAAGCTGGCCGCCAGGTACATAGACTTCCTCTACCAGGTCCTGCAGAGCGACGAGATGGACAATAAGATGACCAGCTGCAGCTACGTGGCCCACGAGCGCCTCAGCTACGCCTTCTCCGTGTGGCGCATGGAGGGCGCGTGGTCCATGTCCGCCTCCCACTAG